From Lysinibacillus sp. SGAir0095, the proteins below share one genomic window:
- a CDS encoding ABC transporter ATP-binding protein — protein sequence MANKLLEVKNLKQHFGSSSNPIKAVDGITFDVYEGETLGLVGESGCGKSTTGRSIIRLYDITDGQVIFKGKDIHASKSRQELKEFNREMQMIFQDPYASLNPRMTAGEIISEGFDIHGLYKNKKERREHIGNLLEAVGLNREHANRYAHEFSGGQRQRIGIARALSLNPSFIIADEPISALDVSIQAQVVNLLKKLQKERNLTYLFIAHDLSMVKYISDRIAVMYRGRIVELGEANEIYNNPIHPYTKSLLSAVPLPDPLTERKRTRIQYNHEETTEEIKVHEVLPNHFVYGSDSQIKKWTN from the coding sequence ATGGCAAATAAGTTACTAGAAGTAAAAAACTTAAAACAACATTTCGGCTCTTCTTCTAATCCTATTAAAGCTGTAGATGGTATTACTTTTGATGTATACGAAGGGGAAACGCTTGGTTTAGTAGGTGAATCAGGTTGTGGTAAATCGACAACTGGTCGTTCGATTATTCGCTTATATGATATTACAGACGGTCAAGTAATCTTCAAAGGTAAAGATATTCATGCTAGTAAATCACGCCAGGAATTAAAGGAATTTAATCGTGAAATGCAAATGATCTTCCAGGATCCATATGCATCATTAAACCCTCGTATGACTGCTGGTGAGATTATTAGTGAAGGCTTTGATATCCATGGTCTATATAAAAACAAAAAAGAACGACGTGAGCATATCGGAAACTTACTGGAAGCAGTAGGTTTGAACCGAGAACATGCCAATCGATATGCCCATGAGTTTTCTGGTGGTCAGCGTCAACGTATTGGAATTGCCCGTGCTTTAAGCTTAAATCCAAGCTTTATCATTGCCGATGAGCCGATTTCAGCACTGGACGTATCGATTCAAGCACAAGTAGTTAACTTGTTGAAAAAACTACAAAAGGAACGTAACTTAACGTATTTATTCATCGCCCATGATTTATCGATGGTTAAATATATTAGTGATCGAATTGCAGTTATGTACCGAGGGAGAATTGTAGAACTTGGTGAAGCAAATGAAATCTATAATAACCCAATTCATCCTTATACAAAATCATTACTATCAGCAGTGCCACTTCCAGATCCACTGACTGAAAGAAAACGTACAAGAATTCAGTACAATCACGAAGAAACAACTGAAGAAATCAAAGTACACGAAGTGTTGCCAAACCATTTTGTATACGGCTCAGATAGTCAAATTAAAAAATGGACGAACTAA
- a CDS encoding ABC transporter permease → MTQKQFDKFSPEMFKIVGGRHDENEKLADKSVSFWKEVTLRFSQNKLAIFGVIALIIVTLLAIFVPVFSPYSYREQLGIYNAAPSAAHWFGTDDLGRDIFVRVWQGARISLFIGITAAVIDLIIGVFWGSISGLAGGRLDNIMMRIADILSAVPYLLVVIILLVVLEPGLLPMIIALSITGWVNMARIVRGEVLSIKNQEYVLAARTLGANTGHLIMRHIVPNALGAILVTMTLTIPSAIFTESFLSYLGLGVPAPTASWGTMASEGNKALTSAPWRLFFPAFFISLTIFAFNAVGDGLRDALDPKLRK, encoded by the coding sequence ATGACTCAAAAGCAATTCGATAAGTTCTCACCTGAAATGTTTAAAATTGTTGGTGGACGTCATGATGAAAATGAAAAATTAGCTGACAAGTCCGTATCGTTTTGGAAAGAAGTTACACTTCGCTTCTCTCAAAATAAATTAGCAATATTCGGTGTGATCGCTTTAATCATCGTCACTTTGTTGGCAATTTTTGTTCCTGTCTTCAGCCCATATAGCTACCGTGAGCAATTGGGTATATATAATGCTGCACCATCAGCAGCCCACTGGTTTGGTACAGACGATTTAGGTCGTGATATTTTCGTTCGTGTATGGCAAGGGGCTCGTATTTCATTATTCATCGGGATTACGGCTGCAGTAATCGATTTAATCATCGGTGTATTCTGGGGAAGTATCTCCGGACTAGCAGGTGGACGATTAGATAATATTATGATGCGTATTGCGGATATTTTATCTGCTGTTCCTTACCTTTTAGTTGTTATTATCTTATTGGTTGTATTAGAGCCAGGCTTACTGCCAATGATTATTGCGTTATCGATTACAGGTTGGGTTAACATGGCCCGTATCGTACGTGGTGAAGTATTATCCATTAAAAATCAAGAGTATGTATTAGCTGCTAGAACTTTAGGAGCCAATACTGGCCATTTAATTATGCGTCACATTGTTCCCAATGCATTAGGGGCAATCTTAGTTACAATGACTTTAACAATTCCATCAGCTATTTTCACAGAATCATTCTTAAGTTACTTAGGTCTGGGTGTACCAGCACCAACGGCAAGTTGGGGTACGATGGCTTCGGAAGGAAATAAAGCATTAACTTCAGCACCATGGCGTTTATTCTTCCCGGCGTTCTTTATTTCATTAACAATCTTCGCATTTAATGCTGTAGGAGACGGCTTGCGAGATGCACTAGATCCAAAATTACGTAAATAG
- a CDS encoding ABC transporter permease, with protein MLKYILKRLGYILIALYLIVTATFFLMQLAPGSPFASERSFPPQIEAQLNAKYGLDNPWYIQYKDYLIDTVTFDFGESMKYKGRSTNDMIAESFPISLTLGIEAMILSIGFGILLGVIAALYHNKFPDYLASTIAVLGISVPSFILAGLMQYFLAFKLGMFPVSGWKGFIYSILPAFAIAITHMGFIAKLTRSSMLEQSSSDYVKMARAKGLGKWTTVFKHTLRNALLPVVTYLGPLTAGVVTGSFIIEQIFAIPGLGKHFVTSITNRDYTVIMGTTVFYSIILLFAVLIVDILYSVIDPRIKLKGAKK; from the coding sequence TTGCTAAAATATATTTTAAAAAGATTAGGTTATATCTTGATTGCACTATATTTAATCGTAACTGCTACATTTTTCTTAATGCAATTAGCACCGGGGAGTCCTTTCGCAAGTGAAAGATCATTCCCACCACAAATTGAAGCGCAGTTAAATGCAAAATATGGATTAGATAATCCTTGGTATATTCAATATAAGGATTATTTAATCGATACTGTGACTTTTGACTTTGGAGAATCCATGAAATACAAAGGTCGCTCAACGAATGATATGATTGCGGAGAGTTTCCCTATCTCCTTAACATTAGGGATAGAAGCAATGATTTTATCAATAGGGTTTGGTATCTTATTAGGGGTTATTGCGGCACTTTATCACAATAAGTTCCCGGATTATTTAGCATCTACCATTGCGGTATTGGGTATTTCTGTACCGTCATTCATACTAGCTGGTTTAATGCAATACTTCCTGGCATTTAAATTGGGAATGTTCCCGGTAAGTGGTTGGAAAGGTTTTATTTATAGTATTCTACCGGCTTTTGCAATCGCTATCACACATATGGGGTTCATCGCAAAACTTACTCGTTCTAGTATGTTAGAACAAAGTAGTAGTGATTATGTTAAAATGGCCCGTGCTAAAGGACTTGGGAAGTGGACGACGGTATTCAAACACACGTTAAGAAACGCATTACTTCCTGTTGTTACATACTTAGGACCACTAACTGCCGGAGTTGTTACTGGTAGTTTCATCATCGAACAAATCTTTGCAATTCCTGGTTTAGGTAAACACTTCGTTACAAGTATTACTAACCGTGACTACACAGTTATTATGGGTACAACAGTATTCTATTCAATTATCTTACTATTCGCAGTATTAATAGTAGATATTCTATACAGTGTAATTGATCCACGAATTAAATTGAAAGGAGCGAAAAAATAA
- a CDS encoding peptide ABC transporter substrate-binding protein — MKKNNFLLLSLLLALSVVLAACNFGGSEEKDSSSSSDNGTGAKELNLVIASEPPSLHPQLATDSTSNAILQNVFEGLTTVKDGEIVNAAAEDVQISEDLLTYTFTLKDAKWSNGDAVTAEDFAYAWKFALNPENASEYASILYPIKGAESYNNGEGTEEDLGIKVVDEKTLEVTLVNPTPYFLELTAFKTYYPIHKATAEANDTWYAEAGDSYITNGPFTLADWQHSGSITLEKNDQYWDAENVALNKVNISMVENEATASTMFDAGEIDFLGSPFQTVGLDVIDRYKQEGILNIADYASIYIYKFNTTGEFTSNANIRKALTLAIDRQGLIDNVLKGEQSPALGMVPEAVPGFEEDRGYYKDNDIEEAKAALEAGMKELGLSDPSEISIGLSINTSEAHSAIAQFIQEGWHSNLGIDVTIDNSEWQVYLDKVSNLDYDVARMGWIGDYNDAYTFLEQYDSADNGNNDTGWENPQYAELLQQSITETDADARIELMKQAEAIAMTEYPIAPIYYYTNLSVKKDYVENMQTDAMGNIYLKYVDINK; from the coding sequence ATGAAGAAAAATAATTTTCTACTTCTTTCATTGTTATTAGCTCTTTCTGTAGTGTTAGCAGCATGTAACTTTGGAGGATCAGAAGAAAAAGATAGTAGTTCATCATCTGATAATGGGACAGGCGCTAAAGAACTTAACTTAGTTATTGCATCTGAACCACCATCATTACATCCACAATTAGCAACAGATAGTACATCTAATGCAATTTTACAAAACGTTTTCGAAGGTTTAACAACTGTTAAGGATGGAGAAATCGTAAATGCGGCAGCAGAAGATGTTCAAATTAGTGAAGATTTATTAACATATACATTCACATTAAAAGATGCAAAATGGTCAAACGGTGACGCTGTTACTGCTGAAGACTTTGCATACGCTTGGAAATTTGCATTAAATCCAGAAAATGCTTCTGAATATGCATCAATCCTTTACCCAATCAAGGGTGCAGAAAGCTATAACAATGGTGAAGGTACAGAAGAAGATTTAGGAATTAAAGTGGTTGACGAAAAAACTTTAGAAGTTACATTAGTAAACCCAACTCCATATTTCTTAGAGTTAACAGCATTTAAAACTTACTACCCAATCCATAAAGCAACAGCTGAAGCTAACGATACATGGTATGCTGAAGCTGGTGACTCATATATCACAAATGGTCCTTTCACACTAGCTGATTGGCAACATTCTGGTTCTATTACATTAGAGAAAAACGATCAATACTGGGATGCAGAAAATGTTGCACTAAACAAAGTAAACATCTCAATGGTAGAAAACGAAGCAACTGCCTCTACAATGTTTGACGCTGGTGAAATTGATTTCTTAGGATCTCCATTCCAAACTGTAGGGTTAGATGTAATTGATCGCTATAAACAAGAAGGTATTTTAAACATTGCTGATTATGCATCAATTTATATCTATAAATTCAACACAACTGGTGAATTTACTTCAAACGCTAACATCCGTAAAGCGTTAACACTTGCAATTGACCGTCAAGGCTTAATTGATAACGTTTTAAAAGGTGAGCAATCTCCAGCTCTAGGTATGGTTCCTGAAGCTGTTCCTGGTTTTGAAGAAGATCGTGGTTACTATAAAGACAATGATATTGAAGAAGCAAAAGCTGCTTTAGAAGCAGGTATGAAAGAACTTGGACTTTCTGATCCAAGTGAAATTTCAATTGGCCTTTCTATTAATACAAGTGAAGCTCACTCAGCAATCGCTCAATTTATCCAAGAAGGCTGGCACTCTAACTTAGGTATCGATGTAACTATTGATAACTCTGAATGGCAAGTTTACTTAGATAAAGTTTCAAACTTAGATTATGATGTTGCACGTATGGGTTGGATCGGTGACTACAACGATGCTTATACATTCTTAGAGCAATATGATTCTGCAGATAATGGAAACAACGATACTGGTTGGGAAAACCCACAATATGCTGAATTATTACAACAATCAATTACTGAAACAGACGCTGATGCTCGTATTGAATTAATGAAACAAGCTGAAGCAATTGCTATGACTGAATATCCAATTGCACCAATTTACTACTACACAAATCTTTCTGTAAAGAAAGACTATGTTGAAAACATGCAAACTGATGCAATGGGTAACATTTACTTAAAATACGTAGATATTAACAAGTAA
- a CDS encoding MFS transporter, whose amino-acid sequence MSHPEQITVQNWKKSITLFLGSQTISLFGSALVQYAIMWYITLTTQSGIMMTISIICGFVPTFFLSPFAGVWADRYNRKILILLADSMIAISTLILAILFLNGYDSMWLLFVISAIRAIGTGIQTPAVGAILPQIVPGDKLTKVNGANGSIQALVMLLAPIASAGLLSMTTIEIIFFIDVITAAIAVFTLLLFLKVPLHEKAKEAQTTGYFSDFKEGLVYINNHAFLKKFFTFFAMFLILAAPAAFLTPLQVTRSFGANEWYLSAIEIAFSIGMMAGGILIATWGGFKNKTHTMTLSAFGFGISTVLLGVIPVFWIYLIIMALTGIVMPMFNTPATVLLQEKVGPDYLGRVFGVLTMISTSVMPLGMIIFGPLADIVAIEWLLIGTGILLFMLGFVLLRSKVLIEAGKPDME is encoded by the coding sequence ATGAGTCACCCTGAACAAATTACAGTACAAAATTGGAAGAAAAGTATTACTCTATTTTTGGGAAGTCAGACGATTTCATTATTTGGCTCCGCACTCGTTCAATATGCCATCATGTGGTATATTACTTTGACTACTCAATCTGGGATTATGATGACCATCTCGATTATTTGTGGATTTGTCCCAACGTTTTTCCTTTCACCGTTTGCGGGAGTTTGGGCAGATCGATATAACCGGAAGATATTAATTCTATTGGCAGATTCTATGATTGCTATTTCTACACTGATCTTAGCTATTTTATTTTTAAATGGATATGATTCAATGTGGTTGCTGTTTGTTATCTCTGCTATCAGAGCAATCGGGACAGGTATACAAACACCGGCAGTAGGGGCAATTTTACCTCAAATAGTACCAGGAGATAAGCTGACTAAAGTAAATGGTGCAAATGGAAGTATCCAAGCACTCGTTATGTTATTAGCTCCAATTGCAAGTGCCGGGCTTCTATCAATGACAACAATTGAAATAATTTTCTTTATAGATGTCATTACGGCTGCAATTGCGGTATTTACCTTACTATTGTTCTTAAAAGTCCCTTTACATGAAAAAGCGAAAGAAGCACAAACAACAGGTTATTTTAGTGACTTTAAAGAAGGGTTAGTCTACATTAATAATCATGCGTTTTTAAAGAAGTTCTTTACATTCTTTGCTATGTTTCTTATTTTGGCAGCACCAGCAGCTTTCTTAACCCCTTTACAAGTTACAAGAAGCTTTGGAGCAAATGAATGGTATCTATCTGCGATTGAAATTGCTTTTTCTATTGGAATGATGGCTGGAGGAATTTTAATAGCTACATGGGGCGGATTTAAAAATAAAACACATACTATGACGCTATCAGCCTTTGGATTTGGTATCAGTACAGTTTTACTTGGTGTAATTCCTGTTTTTTGGATTTATCTAATCATCATGGCACTTACTGGTATCGTCATGCCAATGTTTAACACACCAGCAACGGTATTACTTCAAGAAAAGGTTGGACCCGATTACTTAGGTCGAGTTTTTGGAGTGTTAACAATGATTTCTACTTCCGTCATGCCTCTGGGAATGATTATATTTGGACCCCTTGCTGATATTGTTGCTATCGAATGGCTTTTAATTGGAACAGGGATTTTACTGTTCATGCTCGGGTTCGTCTTACTAAGAAGTAAGGTTTTGATTGAAGCAGGAAAACCAGATATGGAATAA
- a CDS encoding ABC transporter ATP-binding protein has product MANKLLEVRNLKQYFGTANHPVKAVDGISFDIYEGETLGLVGESGCGKSTTGRSIIRLYDITDGEILFNGKDIHTSKSRQELKEFNREMQMIFQDPYASLNPRMTAGEIIGEGFDIHGLYKNKKERQERIAELLEAVGLNREHANRYAHEFSGGQRQRIGIARALSLNPSFIIADEPISALDVSIQAQVVNLLKKLQRERNLTYLFIAHDLSMVKYISDRIAVMYRGKIVELGKSDEIYDNPIHPYTKSLLSSVPLPDPLTERVRERIPYAHEETAEQGKVHEVLPAHFVYGTENQIKMWTR; this is encoded by the coding sequence ATGGCTAATAAATTACTTGAAGTTAGAAATTTAAAACAATACTTTGGAACAGCCAATCATCCGGTAAAAGCAGTCGATGGAATTAGCTTCGATATCTACGAAGGGGAAACGTTGGGATTAGTTGGTGAGTCAGGATGTGGAAAATCCACTACTGGTCGTTCAATCATTCGTCTATATGACATTACCGATGGAGAAATCCTGTTCAATGGGAAGGATATTCACACGAGCAAATCCCGCCAAGAGCTAAAAGAATTTAATCGTGAAATGCAAATGATTTTTCAAGACCCATATGCCTCACTAAATCCTCGTATGACAGCTGGGGAAATAATTGGTGAAGGGTTTGATATTCACGGTTTATATAAGAATAAGAAGGAAAGGCAAGAGAGAATCGCTGAATTATTAGAAGCGGTTGGATTGAACCGTGAACACGCAAACCGATATGCCCATGAATTTTCTGGTGGGCAACGTCAACGGATCGGCATAGCGCGGGCGCTAAGTCTAAATCCAAGTTTTATCATTGCCGATGAGCCAATATCCGCACTAGACGTATCGATTCAAGCTCAAGTAGTAAATCTCTTAAAGAAGCTGCAAAGAGAACGTAATTTGACTTACTTATTTATTGCCCATGATTTATCGATGGTTAAATATATAAGTGATCGAATTGCGGTTATGTACAGAGGGAAAATTGTGGAGTTAGGAAAGTCAGATGAAATATATGATAATCCAATCCATCCTTATACAAAATCTTTACTATCATCTGTACCACTTCCAGATCCTTTAACAGAACGGGTACGAGAAAGGATACCTTATGCTCATGAGGAAACTGCTGAGCAAGGGAAAGTCCATGAAGTGTTACCTGCTCATTTTGTATATGGAACTGAAAATCAAATCAAAATGTGGACAAGATAA
- the rsgA gene encoding ribosome small subunit-dependent GTPase A, whose amino-acid sequence MNIKLLGFTDFFKDQLTALLKEKKYEKCVPARVSLEHKHSYRVITENEEWLASVSGLYAYEAFNRAEFPAVGDWVLVEKMDGENRAIIHKLLDRKSQFSRKIAGREIDEQIVATNVDIVLLVMSLNADFNIRRLERYLVAAWDSGATPIIVLTKADLCEDIDRYLREAKAVAMGVEIFVTSSYTGEGIEQIRALFEEGVTGALLGSSGAGKSTLTNALYGNEKMEVSGIREDDAKGRHTTTHRELVLLPGGGCLIDTPGMRELQLWDQSDSLSSSFKDIEEFASNCRYRDCTHKSEPGCAVNLAIDHGHLEQSRLQSYFKLQKELAFIERKTNTQAKLAEQRKWKQISKGQKKKYK is encoded by the coding sequence TTGAATATAAAATTATTAGGATTTACCGACTTTTTCAAGGACCAATTAACTGCACTTTTAAAAGAGAAGAAATACGAAAAGTGCGTACCAGCTCGTGTGAGTCTAGAGCACAAACATTCTTATCGTGTAATTACTGAAAATGAGGAATGGCTGGCATCTGTATCAGGTCTCTATGCATACGAAGCATTTAATCGAGCAGAATTCCCTGCTGTAGGAGACTGGGTGCTTGTTGAAAAAATGGATGGCGAAAACCGGGCAATCATTCATAAGCTATTAGATAGAAAATCTCAGTTTTCAAGAAAAATTGCGGGTCGAGAAATTGATGAACAGATAGTTGCCACGAATGTAGATATAGTATTACTCGTCATGAGTTTGAATGCCGATTTTAATATTCGTCGATTAGAGCGATATTTAGTAGCCGCATGGGATTCAGGAGCAACACCTATTATTGTCTTAACAAAAGCTGATTTATGTGAAGATATTGATAGGTACTTGAGAGAAGCTAAGGCAGTTGCAATGGGTGTAGAGATCTTTGTAACGAGTTCTTATACCGGAGAGGGAATCGAACAAATTCGGGCATTATTTGAAGAAGGTGTAACGGGGGCTTTACTTGGTTCTTCAGGTGCAGGCAAGTCGACACTCACGAATGCATTATACGGAAATGAAAAAATGGAAGTGTCTGGTATAAGAGAAGATGATGCCAAAGGAAGACATACCACTACACATCGGGAGCTTGTGCTATTACCAGGAGGAGGTTGTTTAATCGACACACCTGGGATGAGAGAGCTGCAATTATGGGATCAGAGTGATAGTTTATCTTCTAGCTTTAAGGATATCGAAGAGTTTGCATCAAATTGTCGTTATCGAGACTGTACCCACAAAAGTGAGCCGGGATGTGCTGTTAATCTCGCTATTGATCATGGCCATCTTGAGCAATCAAGATTACAAAGTTATTTTAAGCTGCAAAAAGAGCTGGCCTTCATAGAAAGAAAAACAAACACTCAAGCAAAGCTTGCAGAACAACGTAAATGGAAGCAAATATCGAAGGGTCAAAAGAAAAAGTATAAATAA
- a CDS encoding ABC transporter ATP-binding protein: MSKKLLEVNDLRINFKTYAGIVQAVRGVSFELYEGETLAIVGESGSGKSVTSNSIMKLIPQPPGIYAGGEILFDGRDLVPLSEKEMAKVRGNDIAMIFQDPMTALNPTMRVGRQITEVILKHNKQVSGAEAKERAIKLLDLVGIPMPEKRFRQFPHEFSGGMRQRVVIAIALAADPKLLIADEPTTALDVTIQAQILELMKDIQKKSNTSIIFITHDLGVVANVADRVAVMYAGQIVEYGTVNDIFYNPRHPYTWGLLGSMPDLKNNVKEELRTIPGSPPDLIHPPKGDAFAARNEFAMAIDYEQEPPMFKISDTHYAKTWLLHPDAPEVPIPDAVQQRIDGYLKEAEENGK; this comes from the coding sequence ATGAGTAAAAAATTGTTAGAGGTTAATGATTTAAGAATTAACTTTAAAACATATGCAGGAATTGTCCAAGCCGTTCGTGGCGTTAGTTTTGAGCTATATGAAGGAGAGACACTGGCAATCGTTGGTGAATCTGGTTCAGGGAAAAGTGTAACGAGTAATTCGATTATGAAATTGATACCACAACCACCTGGGATTTATGCAGGTGGGGAAATTCTGTTTGATGGTCGCGACCTTGTACCATTAAGTGAAAAAGAAATGGCAAAAGTTCGAGGAAATGATATCGCTATGATTTTCCAAGATCCGATGACAGCTTTAAACCCAACAATGCGTGTTGGCCGACAAATCACTGAGGTTATTTTGAAGCATAATAAACAGGTTTCAGGGGCTGAAGCAAAGGAACGTGCGATCAAATTATTAGATCTTGTAGGAATTCCAATGCCTGAAAAACGTTTCCGTCAGTTCCCACATGAATTCAGTGGTGGGATGCGTCAACGTGTAGTTATCGCCATTGCATTAGCGGCTGATCCAAAATTGTTAATTGCCGATGAACCAACAACAGCACTTGACGTAACGATTCAAGCACAAATTTTAGAGTTAATGAAAGACATTCAAAAGAAAAGCAATACATCCATCATCTTTATCACACATGATTTAGGTGTAGTAGCAAACGTTGCTGATCGTGTTGCGGTTATGTATGCTGGACAAATCGTAGAATATGGAACAGTAAATGATATCTTCTATAACCCAAGACATCCGTACACTTGGGGATTATTAGGGTCAATGCCTGATCTGAAAAATAATGTAAAAGAAGAATTACGTACGATTCCAGGTTCTCCACCAGACTTAATCCACCCACCAAAGGGAGACGCTTTTGCAGCACGTAATGAATTTGCTATGGCAATCGATTATGAACAAGAACCACCAATGTTCAAAATTTCTGATACGCATTATGCAAAGACTTGGTTATTGCATCCTGATGCACCAGAAGTTCCGATTCCAGATGCAGTTCAACAAAGAATTGATGGTTATTTAAAGGAGGCAGAAGAAAATGGCAAATAA
- a CDS encoding DedA family protein encodes METWITTIMEDFGYLGVFLLIMLENLFPPIPSEVILTFGGFMTTSTDLTITGVIIASTIGSVAGAIILYGVGAIVGIKRIEKFVDKWGKVLRLTSNDIHKANAWFEKYDVWTVFFCRFIPLIRSLISLPAGLAKMNFWIFLVLTTFGTLIWNMVLVNLGAALGNSWETVVHYMDIYSDFAYAALAIIFIVIVIRFYRKKLRK; translated from the coding sequence ATGGAAACCTGGATTACAACGATAATGGAGGACTTTGGATACTTAGGGGTATTCTTATTAATCATGCTGGAAAATTTATTCCCTCCAATACCTTCAGAAGTGATTTTAACTTTTGGCGGGTTTATGACGACGTCAACAGATTTAACTATTACAGGTGTTATCATTGCCTCTACAATTGGATCAGTTGCTGGTGCGATCATTCTTTATGGAGTAGGCGCAATTGTAGGTATCAAAAGAATTGAAAAATTTGTTGATAAATGGGGTAAAGTTTTACGATTAACAAGTAATGATATTCATAAGGCCAATGCATGGTTCGAGAAATATGATGTTTGGACTGTATTCTTCTGTCGCTTTATACCGTTGATTCGTAGTTTAATTTCGCTGCCGGCTGGATTAGCCAAAATGAACTTTTGGATCTTCTTAGTCCTAACAACATTTGGTACATTAATCTGGAATATGGTACTCGTAAATCTAGGAGCTGCCTTAGGAAATTCATGGGAAACAGTTGTGCATTACATGGACATCTACTCAGATTTTGCGTATGCAGCATTAGCAATAATCTTTATAGTGATCGTTATTCGATTCTATAGAAAAAAGTTGAGAAAGTAA
- a CDS encoding MFS transporter, with amino-acid sequence MNTKSAVPSNPIYPVMIAIGVAHLINDTMQSVVPAMFPLLERDLGLSFTALGIISFVLNMFSSTLQPVVGYISDKKPMPYALPIGMMSSFVGILMLVLAESYWVILVAVLFLGFGSAIFHPEGSRVSFMSAGNKRGLAQSIYQVGGNSGQALAPLISAFILDIYGQHGAAIVLVLTSIGIVILLKVSRWYMQQLQAEKLETKKKKILVSSLPPLTKKQVGIAIGLLLTVIFARSFYTTNITSFYVFYLMDHYELSLKTGQVFIFLFMAFGVVGTFFGGSLSDRIGRKNVILLSVVGPLPFCLLLPYMPIWLVLIFLIIIGTLIMISFSVTVVYAQELVPSKIGTMAGLTTGFAFGMGAIGAVVIGFLLDSIGIETTIKIVSILPLLLVVAFFLPKDKVEKLA; translated from the coding sequence ATGAATACGAAGAGCGCTGTCCCAAGTAATCCCATTTATCCTGTCATGATTGCGATTGGGGTAGCTCATTTAATCAATGATACCATGCAGTCAGTCGTGCCTGCTATGTTTCCACTTTTAGAGAGAGATTTAGGACTATCCTTTACGGCCCTTGGTATCATTTCATTTGTTTTAAATATGTTTTCCTCCACCCTACAACCAGTGGTCGGCTACATAAGTGATAAGAAACCTATGCCATACGCATTACCCATTGGGATGATGAGTTCCTTTGTTGGTATCCTTATGCTCGTTTTAGCAGAATCCTATTGGGTTATCCTTGTTGCTGTTTTATTCTTAGGGTTTGGATCAGCGATTTTCCACCCTGAGGGATCAAGGGTGTCCTTCATGTCCGCAGGTAATAAACGAGGACTTGCTCAATCAATCTATCAGGTTGGAGGGAATTCCGGACAAGCGTTAGCACCATTAATCAGCGCATTTATTTTAGATATTTATGGTCAGCATGGAGCTGCTATCGTTTTGGTCTTAACCTCAATTGGTATAGTCATCTTACTTAAAGTATCGAGGTGGTATATGCAGCAGCTACAAGCAGAAAAGCTAGAAACGAAAAAGAAAAAAATACTCGTCTCTTCTTTACCGCCTCTTACTAAGAAACAAGTTGGGATTGCCATTGGGTTATTACTTACTGTTATTTTTGCGAGGTCCTTCTACACAACAAATATTACCTCTTTCTATGTGTTCTATTTAATGGATCACTATGAATTATCCTTAAAAACGGGACAAGTATTTATTTTCCTCTTCATGGCTTTTGGGGTTGTAGGTACATTTTTTGGTGGCTCATTGTCTGACCGAATTGGAAGAAAGAATGTGATTCTCCTATCTGTAGTAGGACCACTTCCATTCTGTTTACTACTCCCATATATGCCAATTTGGTTAGTTCTTATTTTCTTAATCATTATTGGAACCTTAATAATGATTAGCTTCTCCGTTACGGTTGTTTATGCTCAAGAACTAGTTCCAAGCAAAATTGGCACGATGGCAGGACTCACAACAGGCTTTGCTTTTGGAATGGGAGCCATTGGAGCTGTAGTAATTGGGTTTTTACTCGATTCTATAGGCATAGAGACAACAATAAAAATCGTTTCTATTCTACCTCTACTACTAGTTGTTGCATTCTTCTTACCTAAAGATAAAGTTGAAAAGTTAGCATAA